The nucleotide sequence TTCATCCAAGTTAATGAATCcaattaagtaatacatatataatgtaaTCACTTGGTGATTAAGTGTTCGCTATATGAATTGCCACCCATTAGATATCGTTAGTTTAGCACGTATCGCAGTCTCAcggtttttattaatttgaaataataccGAACGAGTCATTTGTTTAGCTTGAAATTGACCTTGCGCAATTTTTGAAAATAGCGTGAACAATTTCGCCGTTATAAGGACCAACTTTTTAAAAGTGCCTGCATTATACACTAAACGTTTGGATTAAAAGTGGTTTCGGTCGTCTGAATGTGTATACGTTCGTTGGTCTGACTTTCGCTATAAACGATGCAGCTGTAGGAATAGTAGCTTGCGCTATTTTTAGTTTAACATAGCGCAGTCGCTCAGTTTTGATATCTGTGACAAGTCATTTGAGTAGCTTGAAAGTGATATTGCACATTATTGAAAATAGCGATGTTGCAAATTATTGAAAAACGCATGGACCATCACTCCGTAATATGGGGCCAAAGTTTAAAGGCGTGTCTGCATAATACAATAACACTTGTGACATAAATGtttgagtttttttttctaaCGATACATTTTGTCAGTAACTTATTCGACCTCATTtaatttactattattttattcaaaataaacgaCATGTTTCGACTGTTAAATAACTCAGAATTATACAATTAAGAAGATACACATGTTCATATTCATATGCCGCAAATATTCCATAATCACGAAAGGATGGTAAAGGATGTTATGTAAATACACGATGCATATTTTTCGATACTTAATCTTCTTTTTTCTAACGTTAAGCCtagcatttaatatttttataaaaaataagtttttggtaaaataacattttttattaaacatctaGAGATAATCTGCATGCAATACTGGTGTATTTTCGAAATGAAATACAGACCTTGGTGGCCTCCCCTTCCGCCACTACGGCCGCCTGCGCCATTCCCTTGACCACCTCTGCTTCCGTTTCTGTCTCGTCCTACTTTAGCACCCAGCATACTAATTTGAAGTAATAAATGGCTACTACCTATAGTATTGTATGAAAAATAGAGTGATGTATAATGCATTTAACAAACGAAACGTGTGTTTAAATCGTTATATATTGTTCGTGTTTAAATCGTTTGTATTTTCGtcttgcttttaaaatattttttttatttttaagtgtgtCAGTTTATACGTAAATATAACGCGTCGAGgaaaatatttcagtttttgaGCACACACTCCCAAAGTACCGTGTATcgttattgtttatattgtacAATGCCATTCGAATACGAAGGGTGTCGCAGCCTACGTTGATCGcgaaaaatatattgtatgtaaaACATTTACACCAACTGggttaaattaatttatttacttaatcgGTCAATAAACTAAAACCATAATTACAATATTTCTCACTGTAATTGCAATTTGTATGTATAGCGCTCAATTATAACTTACTTAAGTTACCCTTTTGTCGATGCTATTTAAAAAAAGGGATATTTTCGACATGTGTTTCTCAAAACATGTTGTTTGCACAATTTTATGGAATATGATGGAAATAAGCGTACTCATAAAATGTCTCTTTTAAAAAAGCAGATAATGGTATCCCAAACAATTCGCcatgaatgtacatgtatgtagtttcGTTTTAAACGATTTCTTTGTGGATAATATGACAAAGTTTTTATAAAGAAGCCTCAGCCAAATATAGACGCAGCTCATGTCAGAATATGTAGACCCTTGGAAACCGAAAGTGAAATAGTTTAATCTACACGTTGTTCTCAGAAGCCCTCGTGATACACATAGCACGTTGACTTTGCTATAACATATTTTTTGAAAACGTCTGAGGAATTTGTAACATGATATTACAAGTAATAAATTTGCAAcacaaaaataacaaacataactaGACATATTCTCGAAGTAcagtttaaaattaaacaaaatccaTCAACAGAACTTTCGACATGACAGCAATTTATTGTTGaggacaaaaataaacaattaaaaggGGTTTAAACATTGAAACAAACGCCTTAATTAAGTCAAATTATTGATGAAAGAGCAGGATACTCAACAACTGGAATACTCTGTTAAagcaaatatttattacatataaacaataatgaacaaGAGCACCTTTCCAATCTAAAACCAAAAGGAAAATGCGGCCGCCATAGGAAATTCcaaaatctaaatataatttaAGACAAGGTCTTGTCAGAGCATTAACTCATAAAATTTCTTGTATGCACTGTTTATATTTCGGGTTCTTTTCGTTTCTTTACGGCTTAATATTTGTTGAGCAGTTCACACAAATGATTCACACTTTCACTTTTAATAGTTGATGCTCTGCTTCGGATATAATTAAAAGTAAGAATTATCTTGCAGAACGTATTGTTTATGTACGACATGCATGTAGacttttcataaatatataatatataaaaatatattctatGGTTTGGTCTTAGTATTATAAATATGATGCtcataataacaataatgatgaCGATACTCAGGCTATCAACTTCATCTGGTACATAACCTAAAATGATTTTTATGTATGATATTGGAAATGATAATACATAGTATTATagataaatatattatgatagcaagtctaattattaaaattaaaaatattatcagtattattagtattatttatatgtttaatactgctaccaccactactactattgttttcattttatttatttatttttatttcagagtGGTCTGAAAGAGATCCTGTAATGGAGGATCCTACAGACACCATTATAGCAATAGGTTTTGAAGGAATGAAAGCACCTGAGTTCGTGAGACTGTTCGCCAATTTTGGACAGATAAAGGTGAAGTTATAGACAAATATCACGGAATTGTAATCAATCTGAGAAGCGTTACTTCAAGCACGCCTGTGTAAAAAGCATAACAGTTCGAGCATTAGTGTTTTCTTAACGATGTCACATTAAAAATGTAACAAATGCAGTCGTTTTTCCTTCTCAATGTTCAAATTGTTGAATTGGTTAGCAATGATGAGGGATGATcaagaatatataaatatttcagtaaGATTGCCATTGCTTTAGCCTTTCAGTGGTTGCTTACCGGCGTTTTTATTGTTTCGTTCTATAAACAAGTACTTTATGAACGAAACACATTTAGTTTGTAACAAAACATAATGTTAACATGCCATTGATTCGGTTGTTGTATCGATATTTCCAAATAATAGTACAATATATTTTGAGGAATACACTTGTTCGAGGGCCTTTTCCACAAAGTTTTGCGGACTACATTTCGTTTTTGTAATCtaataaaatcaatgtttgtTTGCTTTGATAAATACTGAACGGTATATAAAAAAGCTTTCAGTCGAAATATGTCAACAAATATGTGCCTTTTTTCagtgaaaataattataatgcatgCTATTCACCACTTTGAAACACGAAATTTTAAGGTTCAAGATGACGGCAACCAGATGGTGCGATTCAATACGGCAAGGCAGGAAGGAATTGTCACATATGAATCATTGGATGCTGGCAAAAAAGCACAGGACACTTGGAACGGTTTGTATCATTTTTTCGTTTAACTCTGTTGGTTATATTTATATTCTCGTGTTTTTCGGTAACTCGAAAACTGAAAGGTTACGAATCTTCGACTGGTATATAGTATATGTATGTCTCCATAAAAGCTACACTATAACATCAATTAATAGTGATCGAAGAgggtatttaaattatttaaatgtctgtatAATACTTCTGCTGTATATCTTTAAAATCGTTTCTTTAAGATTCAATATCACCTACATACATTTCAGGCAAAGTAATTAATGGAAAAACAATTCAAGTACTGGCTGCATCTAAACGCTTCAGGAATTATCCAGAACGtggtaattaaaatattaatttatatgtttttccTCCATGAATTGCACATTTTTGTCTTAGATATTAATATGATGCACATCGTTGGACTCCTaattttaaacttgttttattggaaacaaaataatGACTTGAACATTTCCTTCAATGAATCCATTTATTGGTATCAAacgtttttattaaattcaagtgCATGTACTCTTCAAAATTAACAGTTTGGACAAGGACAAATGAAAACAGGCCTAACTTGTAGTTTTGGCTATAAATGTAGCGTAACTTCAAAAAGTGTCATTGGAAGTTCTGCATGTACAGTCAATAACTGTATTGCGATTTGCGTTTAAAAGCGGTGTCAATTATTAAGTATTGAAACTTTAAAATTTAAGACTGTTAACGACTTTCATAATCCATTTTGTTATTTGTAGTTCGACCACTAAAAATGTTTTACTTATATGAATTTTTTcgataaaattgtgtttttgtcgtAATAAATATTTTCTACACTGACTCGCATCCATTACTTCGTTCTTTAAATAACGCGCGATATAACATTCAAACAGACAGGCATTGTTCCACGTGATATGAAGGTGTGAATGTGTTATTGTTAAAAGCCTGCATGAAGTTTTTCAAACGTTATACTCCTTTTTTCAACTAAGACTTTCTGTAGTATCATACTTAGTAATTTCTCAACATATGAATCAGGAAACAAACCTGGTCACGCTATAGAGGCTACAGAAACGCCAATGCCCAGAGGTTTAATATATGTTATGATCCATGTAATAAGTTCAAAGCATGCCCCTATGGTAAAAAATAGCCACATCCCGGGAAACAAATGAttgatatatacttttttaatcaaAAGAACATTAAATCATCGATTACTCTGATACCTGATAAGATAAAGTGGCATTTGGtattaattattgaacaatggtaatctaaaaattgtttaaaaacatgccCATGTTACCAAAACTGGCAACGCTCTATTAGATAATTTATTTGTATCAAGTTGCTACATATTTTGTCAGGCTGTGCTGATGGTattttgtgtcacatttatgacaaaatctatttgtaaatattatttaattgggTCCTAGATATCACAACGcatattatgttgttattttctGTATTTTTAGGCCATACTAActaaatattaatttcaatgcCGATTGTCTTTTCTCAAAACATTCTTTGTTTCGTTTAatcttttcatttaaagaaagagATTTAGAATAGACAAAATTGGGTGTAACACAACAGGTTTATTTACATAAGGTAAAGTGTGTACGTGAATCTTTTATAATTACCTCGTCTCGTATCTGTTGTAGGTCAATGCGGTCATACAGAGTACAACGCGGCTTGGGAACACTGGTTTCAAGCAGAGGACGGATATCAAGACAATTGCATGGGACAACCTGGTGGACCAGGAAGTGGCGGAAGGGGTGGTAGAGGTGATCGCGGTGGTGCCGGCGCGCGTTCGGGGGGTGGTGGTTATATTGATGGAGAAGACGGGGAAGATGGTTCACTTGGGCGTGGCGGAAGAGGCGGTCGTGGTGGAGgttatggtggtggtggcggtagtAGCGGAGGTGGCGGTAAAGGAGGTGGTGGCGCTGGTGGCAAGGGGGGTGGCAGTGGCGGCTATATGGACGGAGAAGACGGGGAATATGGTTCATTTGGACGTGGCAGAAGTGGCGGTCGTGGAGGGGGTtatggtggtggaggtggtggtggaggtggtggggGCGGAGGAGGAGGTGGTGGCAGATATGGTGGAGGTGGAGGAGGCTATGGAGGTGGTGGCGGTTTTAGCGGGGGATCGGGGGGTCAAGGCGGTGGTGGTAGCGGCGGATACTATTACGGAGGCGGATACGGCGCTGGTCAAGGCGGAAAAGGTGGAAAAGGTTTTTTTGGTTTCTTCGCAGGACAAGACGGCGAGAACGGCGAACCTGGGCCTAATGGAAGGGGCGGAAGGGGAGGCAAAGGGGCTTTATAATGTGTGAGTACGTCTGCCGACCAAGAAAAGATACCGATGTACAATAaagcaagattttttttaacattattataataaaatatcaagTTCACATATGAATGTTTGAAAGATGTTACTATTTTTGTTTTTCGTTTTCGTGTTGAATATTAGTGGCGATGTATTATTCCATACTGAAATAGTAAATTTGTTTTAACGATTCTCAATTGTAATGTAAATCTATTTCTTTATTCTCATTAGTCCTCTGCCTGTTTCACTATTTGAAACTATGAGATTATGTTGAGTAAGTCACGTCTGTCAATTCGACTGTCTGTCCCTCGATTTCTCAAAACAAGCAACAACTATAGTTACGGATTACCCTTTTTACCAGCATTCAAAGGTCTGGTCGCTGTTGCTAAAAATACCACAACGCTTTACATTGTTAACACTCAACAAGTACACGAGAtatcataattattatgaaaattgatAAACCTATTGAcctatatgttttatgtttgtcgGTTAATCATTTTCTCTTGTTATCCTTCCGTCTTTATGTTCGTCCgaaaaaaatagaaatattgttGTAACTCGAACAGTAAATAAGATATCCAGCAACTTGGTATACACATTTAGCTGTAGGTCATTTGTTCGTCTGTCTCTCCGGCCGCAAAAAAATTGGAATAACTAGAAAAAAACGTATCATGTAACTGGATCTTGCAAATTCTCAGAACTTGCAGATGGTTCTTGTTGATGGATGGTGCAGATTTTGGCGTGTGCTAACCATcgaaatgttttgacaaaattgaaatggGGATTGACAGAACAGATATCAAAAACAGTTAATTTTAAAATCTTCCGTTTAAGAGACTAAATTATAATTGGCTATTGCAATTGTAACTTTATATGCGTGTTTGTTATATAGAATGAATAAGATTTGCTGAAGACAGTTTATTATGTGATAATAATGGGCGTATAATCTTTTAATTGTTAAACATCGCTATTTATGTTCGTGCGAGCAAAGATTTTTAAGTTGTAAACAACAAATTTGCAGTATTGAAATTTGAACTGGAGtcccaaaacaaaaaataaacgccCGTCAAATCTGTTATGCTATACGCGTTATAACAACCTTTATTGTGTTATGATTTTCATTTCGCCTGtttcatttgtatattatttatgttttttaaatacgAATTCGACGATATGTGAagttttgttttctgtttgaaGCGTCTTTATTTGCTTAATTGGATTGTTGCTGACTTTTGCACATCGGGAGGAATACTCAACTGGATATGCGAAATTCCATGGTTATTATGATATCATTTATCGTTACTGTTCTTTACTCTAGGAGCTTGtaacatactttttttatttggtGTTGTGGTACCATTGACATGAATATTGACCTAtggtgaaaaataaaatatggcctgtataagaattatattgtttattatgtgGTAAATGAGAAAAGCAATGAATGAGAACCTTATCATTTTACTCTGGCTTTGTGCCAGGTATTTTTCGGGAcagtttttaattatatttgttttaacatgCGAACTTCTTCATCAAATCAATAGTCCAGTCAATCTGTAATTGTACCcacaactaattgcaacagaaatAATTTTTCGATAATGTTGTAGATAAATATCACCTCTTCAACATATCAAAAGTCTAGCAAAGTCTAGCCTGGGCAAACTACCGAAAAATGACTTTTAATATGACAGATTTTCATGGCCCTAAATTACCACCGTAGAAGATAAAATGATCAGATGCACGGTATACAAGCGTTCGCGCAATATGATGTGATCGTCTGCTTTTGATGAAAGATCCTAGATTTAAGTCATTTTTGGAGGTAAGTTAAGATGTCTTTGTTGAATATTATTCTTTTCATCttggaaattaatgtttttctccTAACAAATGCGTCAGTAATAGAAGAATGCGCTACGTAATAGACTGCGTACCACTTTGTAATTAGTTTTCGTGGATGATGTAGGGACTTATAGTTTTCttcaaatatgcaataaagtcagcagcaaacacacattttacacaaatatacatatgtaGGCATCTAAGGAATGCTTGAAACgcacaaacaaatatgaaaattaaGAGAGAAAAGATCgagattttaataattttttttaaactacggAAGGCCATTTTTACCATAACGTTTTTGTTTTGGCCATTTGTACCACAACGTTTTCGTATTGCTTCTTTTTCCCTATAACTTCTTAaaatattctactgattgaaacTGTTGAGAATTTTCTTACCTAATGTTAAAAAAGCTTTCAATTTTCCacatatttaaatcattttaataatttcaatatttcattatgaataattatcatatataaaatagaaataataagttATGGTCTTAAATTTACAATTctaaactataaaaaaatataatccgAAATATTGAGTTAAgctataaatgtttcatttagtATTATTACAACAGAAAATCAAAAGCTGTTTATAGTAAATAAGTTACTCTCTTACACACATATCAAACTGTTATTTTCAATCAACGATGTCAAAGGTGTGGGTTTAGAATTTCGAAAAaaggtataaatatatatttatttaaaagtgtttttataaATGATTCATATGCCATGACAAAATGCTACAggataatgtaaatttatataaacaaaagatAGTGTGTTTAAAAACATCGGCCATACCATGTGAAGGAAAATAAGTACAGCTTTGATCAAACTTAAGTTTAATTTTTCCATTTCTGTTTCCTCTACTTTCTCAATATATGTTAAGTAACATTAcaacttaaaatcaacgaaaatttcgtacaatatttcgtaaaataaacttaaccaattaaacgtCAGTGCtctttatggcaattgccgataTTTTAACGCCagatttggtctggtaaaatagatgtttgaagatacaaaacgctcgttgttttttccattttaatttcaacgatatctattcatacggcacatgaacactaacatggtgttcgtgtgtattatgaatatatattaaaatggaatttattgtgtcacaaataaataaaaacgcgCATCTTGTAtatacaaaaatctatgttatcaaaccacatctagcgttgaaatcgtggctattgctataaggaacacagattgtttaggtgttaattttattttaagaaagagATTACGAAATTttggttgattttgagcgttatagagactttaatttgtttcatctATTACAGATGCTAATATGGAACTGCCAAACAATCTGATCAGCACCAAACCTGCTGCAGCTGCATCGGAAAGGTAATAGCCATTCATTCTACACGCAACGCTAGTAAATACTCAACATTTACAGCTTGCAGTTGaaggcaaaattaaataattcatttttaaaaagcatcaatgacaaacatataaataaattaacccCACAGTACAGTCAAACTATTAATGAGTGCAAAACAAAATTTACTACAGGATTCATACTGGAACTGTGAACATTTGTACATAGTACAAAAATAACATTGCGTGAATATCAACTAttgttatttctgaaaaaaaaaacaacacaatattgcgTGAATATCGATAattgttgtttcttaaaaatagtttttttataaacataaagttCAACAATGCATTTACTTGTATTctgaaatacacaatatgtatgaaaatataaACCCTTCATTCTATTAAACGCTTTTGAATGCATCTGCAGCAGGCAGCAGACGGCTTTAAAATCCATTGTGTCAAATCAAGGAATTGCTTGTTATGAGCAAATGCTCCTTTTGTCACAATTGGGAATGTCACAAAAGACTGTTCTGCCTAATGGTTGAAACAGCATGTATTCATACATTCTTTCAGCAATACCTGCCTGATATGATGCCAATCACTTGCAGATGACCAAGATCATGTTAAGTTACGCCAGAAAGGGAGTGATAGCATAAATGCTGCCAGCAAAGTTCGCTTGGACAATATTACTTCCCTACCCGGACAGACAGTTCATATGTACATTGTCGGAAAGATTATTGTAACCCAATTCGAATCAAGTTATCCGTAAATAAAAAGCCAACACTGTATTATCTCCATCGTTACGATCTAACACTGAACGATTTAACTTCAGTACAAATTGTCTATTTTGTGCTCAACGTGCTAAATTTGTTGGAAGAAAACGAGGCTATA is from Dreissena polymorpha isolate Duluth1 chromosome 14, UMN_Dpol_1.0, whole genome shotgun sequence and encodes:
- the LOC127857217 gene encoding uncharacterized protein LOC127857217, with amino-acid sequence MMLIITIMMTILRLSTSSEWSERDPVMEDPTDTIIAIGFEGMKAPEFVRLFANFGQIKVQDDGNQMVRFNTARQEGIVTYESLDAGKKAQDTWNGKVINGKTIQVLAASKRFRNYPERGQCGHTEYNAAWEHWFQAEDGYQDNCMGQPGGPGSGGRGGRGDRGGAGARSGGGGYIDGEDGEDGSLGRGGRGGRGGGYGGGGGSSGGGGKGGGGAGGKGGGSGGYMDGEDGEYGSFGRGRSGGRGGGYGGGGGGGGGGGGGGGGGRYGGGGGGYGGGGGFSGGSGGQGGGGSGGYYYGGGYGAGQGGKGGKGFFGFFAGQDGENGEPGPNGRGGRGGKGAL